A window of Paenibacillus sp. 19GGS1-52 contains these coding sequences:
- a CDS encoding anti-sigma factor, with protein MQDMKEEVSEERAESINIRVMERIYLESPWLMPGDGKSPGTSAIFRHRLSLWIACFLAIFLSSFLYFTMIKTPANTTVAQSGIVETGVAGISMELESSYPENISQGGIIEPLVVSMGPTHPQYWMILSMLGVALSVISLVRLNRYRRQ; from the coding sequence ATGCAGGATATGAAGGAAGAAGTCAGCGAAGAGCGTGCAGAATCGATAAATATCAGAGTGATGGAACGGATTTATCTGGAAAGTCCTTGGCTGATGCCAGGTGATGGTAAATCTCCCGGAACATCGGCAATATTTCGCCACAGACTAAGCTTGTGGATTGCCTGCTTTCTGGCGATTTTTTTGTCCAGTTTCCTATACTTTACGATGATTAAGACGCCTGCAAATACTACAGTAGCTCAAAGTGGAATCGTGGAAACAGGTGTTGCGGGAATCTCTATGGAATTAGAGTCCTCCTATCCTGAAAACATATCCCAGGGCGGAATTATTGAGCCACTAGTAGTCAGTATGGGGCCTACTCATCCTCAATATTGGATGATATTGTCTATGCTTGGAGTTGCTTTATCAGTCATCTCGTTGGTCCGGCTGAATCGTTATCGCAGACAATAA
- a CDS encoding histidine phosphatase family protein: MLIGLIRHGLTDWNVAGKIQGQSDIPLNMEGREQAEMLADRLLQESYRWDYCITSSLSRAEETGKIIAAKLGIPLLESDHRIRERAYGQIEGLTAAQREEKWGKEWNQLSLGQETDEQLQQRALAFMKDISTKYPKQNVLVVSHGGFLAQLYTALFKDKYSERLGNLSLTILEKNGPEWNPLLYNCTRHILQNQR, encoded by the coding sequence ATGCTAATCGGCTTAATACGCCATGGACTGACGGATTGGAACGTAGCGGGAAAAATACAGGGACAAAGTGATATTCCACTGAATATGGAAGGCCGCGAGCAGGCAGAAATGCTGGCAGACCGACTATTGCAAGAGTCCTACCGCTGGGATTATTGTATCACCAGCAGTCTTTCGCGTGCGGAAGAGACGGGGAAGATTATTGCAGCTAAACTAGGTATTCCTTTGCTGGAGTCCGATCATCGTATTCGGGAACGCGCATATGGCCAGATTGAAGGGCTTACTGCTGCACAACGAGAAGAGAAGTGGGGGAAAGAGTGGAATCAGCTGTCACTCGGGCAAGAAACGGATGAGCAGCTGCAACAACGCGCACTTGCATTCATGAAGGATATTTCTACTAAGTATCCTAAGCAAAATGTACTGGTTGTATCTCATGGGGGATTCCTAGCTCAACTATACACGGCACTTTTCAAGGATAAGTATTCCGAACGACTTGGCAATTTGTCCCTGACGATTCTGGAGAAGAATGGGCCGGAATGGAACCCGCTGTTGTACAATTGTACTCGCCATATTCTGCAAAATCAGCGTTAA
- a CDS encoding gamma carbonic anhydrase family protein, with amino-acid sequence MRIAYGNYIPQLDDSVYVAEGVKLVGDVRIGQNSSIWFNAVLRGDLAPVIIGERCNIQDGAVGHVAEGLPLWLADDITVGHAAIIHGCRIGRGTLIGMGAIVLNGAEIGEYALIGAGSIVTENKIIPPYTLSLGSPAKVIRELTEKDLLRMARTTESYVQKAKEYRTT; translated from the coding sequence ATGCGAATTGCTTATGGGAATTACATACCACAGCTGGATGATTCGGTTTACGTAGCGGAAGGTGTGAAGCTGGTAGGAGATGTCAGAATAGGACAGAACTCCAGTATTTGGTTTAATGCTGTACTTCGGGGCGATTTGGCACCAGTTATTATTGGCGAGCGCTGTAATATTCAGGATGGGGCCGTAGGGCATGTGGCTGAAGGCTTGCCGCTTTGGCTCGCTGATGATATAACAGTGGGGCATGCAGCGATTATACATGGATGTAGAATAGGTAGAGGTACATTAATCGGAATGGGCGCAATTGTCTTGAACGGAGCCGAGATTGGTGAATATGCTTTAATAGGGGCTGGCTCCATTGTAACCGAGAACAAAATAATCCCGCCCTACACACTCTCTCTAGGTTCTCCAGCAAAAGTAATCCGAGAATTAACAGAGAAGGATTTACTGAGAATGGCGCGTACCACAGAGAGTTATGTGCAGAAGGCGAAGGAATATAGAACAACGTAA
- a CDS encoding IDEAL domain-containing protein — MDKMKATYEVMLGLAAEMVWDEALRKRRTDILYREIDTALAAGDKLAFRNLTEELKSLA; from the coding sequence ATGGACAAAATGAAGGCTACCTATGAAGTGATGCTAGGACTTGCAGCAGAAATGGTATGGGATGAAGCGCTGCGAAAGCGTCGCACCGACATCTTGTACCGGGAGATCGACACAGCGCTGGCGGCTGGAGATAAGCTCGCTTTCCGAAATCTGACCGAAGAACTAAAAAGTTTGGCCTGA
- a CDS encoding DUF2487 family protein, which produces MRFSDFDRSSWEQNHQFYDTCLLPFTGLTGLESPLEMASALERLRDLLDLIEKPFQGRIVTYPAVQYLGKGYIDLINEICRNVKSNGFQFVIVATADIKASRQEIIESDLVLSPPDIFASQKIGANPAVGERILQMWKGEN; this is translated from the coding sequence ATGAGATTTAGTGATTTTGATAGGAGCAGTTGGGAACAGAACCACCAATTCTATGATACCTGCCTACTTCCATTTACAGGACTTACAGGTCTGGAGAGTCCTCTAGAAATGGCCTCAGCCTTGGAAAGATTGCGTGATTTGTTGGACCTCATTGAAAAGCCATTTCAGGGGCGAATCGTAACTTATCCAGCAGTACAGTACCTGGGTAAAGGATATATCGACTTAATAAATGAGATTTGCCGAAATGTCAAATCCAATGGCTTCCAGTTCGTTATAGTGGCTACAGCGGATATTAAGGCTTCGAGGCAAGAGATTATTGAAAGCGATTTAGTTCTTTCCCCGCCTGATATTTTTGCTTCTCAGAAGATAGGTGCTAATCCCGCTGTAGGCGAGAGAATTCTTCAGATGTGGAAAGGTGAGAATTGA
- a CDS encoding ubiquinol-cytochrome c reductase iron-sulfur subunit — protein MSSHNEQQETWPEQPPDRKEMSRRQFLTYTLGGATAFMGAGAILPMVRFAVDPILHKKGAGEYIKVAETSKINDQPQEFTFELEQQDGWYASTATLTAWIRKDEAGDIYALSPTCKHLGCTVGWNNDKAYPDEYHCPCHGARYTKLGKNLAVAPKPLDQYKIKIENGWVYLGDVVANTEVKKEA, from the coding sequence ATGAGCAGCCATAATGAGCAACAGGAGACTTGGCCCGAACAACCACCTGACCGAAAAGAAATGTCGCGCAGGCAGTTTTTGACCTACACGCTAGGAGGCGCTACAGCCTTCATGGGGGCCGGAGCTATTCTTCCCATGGTTCGTTTCGCCGTGGACCCGATATTACATAAAAAAGGTGCCGGTGAGTATATCAAGGTTGCGGAGACAAGCAAAATTAATGATCAACCTCAGGAATTTACTTTTGAGCTAGAGCAGCAGGATGGATGGTATGCCAGTACAGCTACACTGACGGCCTGGATCCGCAAAGACGAAGCCGGAGATATTTATGCGCTTTCACCGACCTGCAAGCATTTGGGCTGTACGGTCGGCTGGAACAATGACAAGGCATATCCGGACGAATATCACTGCCCCTGCCACGGTGCGCGTTACACGAAGCTGGGTAAGAATCTGGCTGTAGCCCCGAAGCCGCTGGATCAGTACAAGATCAAGATTGAAAATGGCTGGGTGTATCTGGGTGATGTAGTCGCAAATACTGAAGTCAAGAAGGAGGCGTGA
- a CDS encoding cytochrome b6, whose protein sequence is MFKNIYNWIDERLDITPIWRDVADHEVPEHVNPAHHFSAFVYCFGGLTFFITVIQILSGMFLTMYYVPDIINAYASVEYLQTKVAFGQIVRGMHHWGASLVIVMMFLHTMRVFFTGSYKAPREMNWVVGMLIFFVMLGLGLTGYLLPWDNKAYFATKVTLEIANSMPVLGPILKELMQGGTIVGAETLTRFFALHVFFLPAVLLILLVGHFIMIRRQGISGPL, encoded by the coding sequence ATGTTTAAAAATATCTATAACTGGATTGATGAACGTCTCGATATTACGCCAATCTGGAGAGATGTAGCAGATCATGAGGTTCCGGAGCATGTTAACCCGGCTCATCACTTTTCGGCATTTGTATATTGCTTTGGCGGGCTGACTTTTTTTATCACAGTCATTCAAATCTTATCAGGCATGTTCCTGACGATGTATTATGTACCGGACATTATTAATGCTTATGCTAGTGTCGAATACTTACAGACTAAGGTTGCCTTCGGACAAATCGTGCGCGGGATGCATCACTGGGGTGCCAGTCTGGTTATTGTCATGATGTTTCTACACACCATGCGGGTCTTTTTCACTGGATCTTATAAAGCTCCACGCGAGATGAACTGGGTCGTGGGCATGCTAATCTTTTTCGTTATGCTCGGCTTGGGTCTCACTGGTTATTTACTCCCATGGGATAACAAAGCGTACTTTGCAACTAAGGTTACTCTGGAAATTGCCAATTCTATGCCAGTTCTAGGTCCGATACTGAAGGAGTTAATGCAGGGTGGCACGATCGTTGGCGCTGAAACGCTGACCCGTTTTTTTGCACTACATGTATTCTTCCTCCCAGCGGTACTTCTTATTCTGCTCGTGGGACACTTTATCATGATCCGCAGACAGGGTATTTCCGGTCCGTTGTAA
- a CDS encoding menaquinol-cytochrome c reductase cytochrome b/c subunit, translating into MAQNGDHSKEKVVFVGDSRVRRGNGFISPPDYSAYPGKSEAFIPNFLLKEWMVGVVVLVGILVLTISEPAPLGFPANASATVIPIPDWYFLFLYQYLKLPYASGDYIVLGTLGVTGVAFGALLLAPFLDTGRERRFYRRPIASSIMFLSLAAIIYLTNTAWTEYQNEMAETGQIPEDVQREEKAAENKAKGLPTSSAVKANEIAIVDKDDPAMALFKQATCITCHAVDMKGAVGPSLRGVGDTHDKEAILTIIKQGQGQMPPMAETAMAAGLSEQDIDNLAGWLAKQKSEQ; encoded by the coding sequence ATGGCACAGAACGGAGATCATTCCAAAGAAAAGGTCGTATTTGTCGGAGATTCCCGGGTTCGCCGGGGCAATGGATTTATCTCCCCCCCGGATTATTCGGCTTACCCGGGCAAATCAGAAGCCTTTATTCCAAACTTTTTGCTGAAAGAATGGATGGTTGGAGTTGTTGTGCTGGTTGGTATATTAGTACTTACTATTTCAGAACCGGCACCCCTTGGTTTTCCTGCGAACGCCAGCGCAACGGTTATTCCTATACCAGACTGGTACTTTCTGTTTCTGTATCAGTATTTGAAGCTTCCCTATGCTTCGGGTGATTATATTGTACTGGGAACCTTAGGGGTTACCGGTGTAGCCTTTGGAGCACTGCTCCTGGCACCATTTCTTGATACAGGCCGTGAGCGGAGATTCTACCGCAGGCCGATTGCATCCTCAATAATGTTTCTATCCCTTGCAGCGATTATTTATTTAACTAATACGGCATGGACAGAATACCAGAATGAAATGGCTGAAACCGGGCAAATTCCTGAGGATGTGCAGCGCGAGGAAAAAGCAGCAGAGAACAAAGCCAAAGGTCTTCCAACCTCCAGTGCTGTCAAGGCTAACGAAATTGCAATTGTGGACAAGGATGATCCGGCTATGGCCTTGTTTAAGCAAGCTACCTGCATCACTTGTCATGCTGTCGATATGAAGGGTGCAGTGGGTCCTTCCTTACGTGGAGTAGGTGATACCCATGATAAGGAAGCAATCCTTACTATCATTAAACAAGGCCAAGGCCAGATGCCTCCGATGGCTGAAACTGCTATGGCAGCTGGATTATCAGAACAGGATATTGATAATCTAGCAGGCTGGCTTGCTAAACAAAAAAGCGAACAGTAA
- a CDS encoding DUF1405 domain-containing protein: MPVHWFEKLFKNRGILWLLFIVNFLGTIYGYIWYGSQMEFTAANYPLWLLPFVPDSPTASLFFTLALLLLLFPPKSFTGLNIKGIIEALAVVTSVKYGIWAVSIIIAGGYQGDVLTWKDWMLMGSHTGMAVEALLYAGFFSYRRMLPLALIWTLFNDTVDYSYGVYPWLPSVLEDNVIWVQYFTFALTLFSVAVAWLFRERSKLRITSSKRASS; this comes from the coding sequence ATGCCAGTGCATTGGTTTGAGAAGCTGTTTAAAAACCGGGGAATCTTGTGGTTGTTGTTTATCGTCAATTTCCTGGGTACGATTTACGGATACATATGGTATGGCAGTCAAATGGAATTCACAGCGGCTAACTATCCTCTCTGGCTTCTTCCGTTTGTTCCGGATAGCCCAACTGCGAGTCTATTCTTTACCTTGGCGTTATTGCTGCTGCTGTTTCCTCCGAAAAGCTTTACAGGGCTAAATATAAAAGGAATCATCGAGGCCCTTGCCGTCGTAACGTCTGTGAAGTATGGTATTTGGGCTGTAAGTATTATTATTGCTGGTGGTTATCAAGGGGATGTCCTGACCTGGAAGGATTGGATGCTGATGGGTTCCCATACGGGAATGGCAGTTGAAGCCCTTCTTTATGCAGGATTTTTCTCTTACCGCAGAATGCTGCCTCTTGCTCTGATCTGGACTCTTTTTAACGACACTGTGGATTATTCTTATGGAGTGTATCCGTGGTTGCCGTCTGTCCTGGAGGATAATGTTATCTGGGTACAGTACTTTACATTTGCTCTGACGCTCTTTAGTGTGGCAGTTGCCTGGTTGTTCAGGGAACGTTCAAAGCTTAGGATAACTTCTAGTAAGCGAGCAAGCTCTTAA
- a CDS encoding sporulation protein YpjB, whose translation MIGLVFCWLFAGVNGATVLAAQGNASGESGNGLNRSTSIADDGKTVLSGNRGAQQLEQSAEALYGYVLEGNVAKVRQESAEISRIFVSSSFEGLTSVEGINALSAVIIDLKAAVAAVQISPQRWESAAAKLRLAANSLNHTRQPMWLQYYKPIREDLNEMEQSASANDLAGWKAALERLQSRYDNIRPAVVISRQPEVVNAFDSWLSYAAGVPTSSQKIERARLIEIVSYGQEAVRVMFDKEKDEPALSLPMASQNYGIWGLLAAGFIIAALVYAGYRKYRGTNQGWEIV comes from the coding sequence TTGATAGGATTGGTATTCTGTTGGTTATTTGCTGGTGTAAACGGGGCTACCGTTCTAGCTGCACAAGGGAATGCTTCCGGAGAATCAGGTAATGGATTGAATAGAAGTACAAGCATAGCGGATGATGGAAAGACAGTACTTAGCGGTAATAGGGGAGCTCAGCAGTTGGAGCAGTCCGCGGAAGCTTTGTACGGGTATGTATTGGAAGGGAATGTAGCAAAAGTCCGGCAAGAAAGCGCTGAAATTTCGCGGATCTTTGTATCCTCATCCTTTGAAGGATTAACTTCTGTAGAAGGCATCAATGCGCTCTCGGCAGTGATCATAGATCTGAAGGCTGCCGTTGCGGCTGTTCAGATCTCCCCGCAGCGCTGGGAATCGGCAGCCGCTAAGCTGCGACTGGCGGCTAACAGCCTGAATCACACCCGCCAGCCAATGTGGCTTCAATATTATAAGCCGATCCGTGAGGATCTGAACGAAATGGAACAGAGTGCTTCAGCTAATGATCTAGCGGGCTGGAAGGCAGCACTGGAGAGGCTGCAGAGCAGGTACGATAATATCCGGCCGGCTGTTGTTATCTCCCGTCAGCCTGAGGTAGTTAATGCCTTCGATTCCTGGCTATCCTATGCAGCAGGTGTGCCAACTTCTTCGCAAAAAATCGAACGAGCACGCTTAATCGAGATTGTTTCTTACGGGCAAGAAGCTGTGCGTGTAATGTTTGACAAAGAAAAGGACGAACCTGCCTTGTCGCTTCCGATGGCATCACAGAATTACGGAATCTGGGGATTGTTGGCAGCAGGATTTATTATAGCTGCATTAGTATATGCCGGATACCGTAAATATCGTGGTACGAATCAGGGATGGGAGATTGTATAA
- a CDS encoding YitT family protein, with the protein MNSSKIIAISKTSAPIMLGAAVYAFGLLYFIIPNQLMEGGVTGITILLNYAFGIPIFLTTLLLNLPLFLLGWKVLGAHQIAYTGVGIGALSFFLWLFERMISAGWIVPFTTENDFILASLYAGVTLGAGLGIVFRFGGTTGGVDIVARILGRNFGWSMGQIILAVDILIIGSSLLYIPREKILYTLVAVFISSRVIDFIQEGAYAAKAFTIISDYAPQIADLITADMDRGVTLIPAIGAYSKQAKHMVYCVVSRQEIHRLSQLVKSIDPQAFVIISDVHDVHGEGFRQT; encoded by the coding sequence ATGAATTCATCCAAAATTATTGCAATTAGTAAAACATCAGCCCCCATCATGCTGGGAGCCGCAGTGTATGCCTTTGGTCTGCTATATTTTATTATTCCCAACCAGCTAATGGAGGGTGGAGTGACCGGGATTACGATCCTGCTCAACTATGCTTTTGGCATCCCCATCTTCCTAACGACACTCCTGCTGAATCTACCGCTGTTTCTGCTTGGCTGGAAAGTTCTTGGTGCCCATCAGATTGCCTACACCGGTGTAGGTATTGGAGCGTTGTCTTTTTTCCTATGGTTATTCGAAAGAATGATCTCCGCAGGTTGGATTGTACCCTTCACTACCGAAAATGATTTTATTCTTGCTTCATTATATGCCGGGGTAACGCTAGGCGCTGGTCTTGGTATCGTATTCCGTTTCGGAGGTACCACCGGCGGTGTAGACATTGTAGCGCGAATTCTTGGCCGTAACTTCGGCTGGAGTATGGGACAGATTATTCTGGCCGTAGATATCCTCATCATTGGCTCTTCACTGCTATATATCCCTAGAGAAAAAATATTATATACATTGGTCGCAGTCTTTATCTCATCACGTGTGATTGATTTCATTCAAGAAGGTGCCTATGCCGCAAAGGCTTTCACCATAATCAGCGACTATGCCCCCCAAATCGCCGATCTGATTACGGCGGATATGGATCGCGGCGTGACTCTGATTCCAGCAATCGGCGCATATTCCAAGCAGGCTAAGCACATGGTGTACTGCGTGGTATCGAGGCAGGAGATTCACCGACTCAGTCAACTCGTGAAATCTATCGATCCGCAGGCCTTTGTGATCATCAGTGATGTGCACGATGTACATGGTGAAGGCTTTCGTCAGACCTAA
- a CDS encoding nucleotide pyrophosphohydrolase, which translates to MDRSLGEIQREVDAYISQFKEGYFSPLSMLARMSEEVGELAREVNHQFGEKPKRSDEAENSIELELGDILFITICFANSLGIDLTEAHDKVMHKFNTRDAGRWTMKNTD; encoded by the coding sequence ATGGACAGAAGTCTTGGTGAAATCCAGCGTGAGGTAGACGCTTATATATCTCAGTTTAAGGAAGGGTACTTCAGTCCGTTATCAATGCTTGCCCGCATGTCCGAAGAAGTCGGAGAATTGGCCCGTGAAGTAAACCACCAATTTGGCGAGAAACCGAAACGTTCCGATGAAGCAGAAAATTCAATTGAGCTTGAATTGGGTGATATCTTATTTATTACGATCTGCTTCGCCAATTCACTGGGTATCGACCTTACGGAAGCTCACGATAAAGTAATGCACAAGTTCAATACCCGGGATGCTGGACGATGGACAATGAAAAACACCGATTAG
- a CDS encoding tetratricopeptide repeat protein: protein MNPSDYVKEAYRHILRSDFAEAIVCFEAAIAASPADAEVRYRCSITYARSGMLDRALEHVAAAVKLDSSKPEYNLHLQHLQALMLVQEAKRLLEDERTRTHNPYHPITLLKEAISLDPLYGDAYVWLAIAHSRMNEHLQAIATLKEVMSLHPDDSGLRQLMKDLQKSLQSYLQ from the coding sequence ATGAATCCAAGTGATTATGTAAAAGAGGCTTACCGCCATATATTGCGCAGTGATTTTGCCGAAGCCATTGTCTGTTTTGAGGCTGCTATTGCTGCTAGTCCGGCTGATGCTGAGGTTAGGTATCGCTGTTCCATAACATATGCCCGCAGCGGCATGTTGGATCGGGCATTAGAGCATGTTGCTGCTGCTGTAAAGCTTGATAGCAGCAAACCCGAGTATAATCTGCATCTGCAGCATTTGCAGGCGCTAATGCTTGTGCAGGAAGCCAAGCGGTTGCTTGAAGATGAACGGACGCGTACTCACAACCCGTATCATCCGATTACCCTACTAAAAGAAGCGATTTCTCTAGACCCTTTATATGGAGACGCTTATGTGTGGCTAGCCATTGCGCATAGTCGAATGAATGAGCATTTACAAGCTATCGCAACCTTGAAAGAGGTTATGTCCTTGCATCCAGACGATTCGGGATTGCGGCAATTGATGAAGGATCTGCAAAAATCACTACAGTCTTATCTGCAGTAA
- the dapB gene encoding 4-hydroxy-tetrahydrodipicolinate reductase, with the protein MSDKIRVIVSGAGGRMGKEVIKLVLQDEELELAAAVDRSTMDTDAGRLVGLEETGILVTSNLEAALAESNADVLVDFTIPQSAYENTALAIKYGVRPVIGTTGFTPEQIKELDKQCQEQGIGGLIAPNFSIGAILMMKFAAQAAKYFPHLEIIEYHGDQKLDAPSGTAIKTAEMISEVRKELRQGNPQEEETIEGARGGYYNGFRIHSVRLPGVFAQEEVIFGGYGQSLKIRHDSYERAGYMPGVKMGVQKVMGYTGLIYGFEHFID; encoded by the coding sequence ATGAGTGACAAGATCAGGGTAATTGTATCTGGCGCAGGCGGAAGAATGGGCAAGGAAGTTATAAAGCTGGTACTACAGGATGAAGAGCTGGAACTGGCAGCTGCTGTGGATCGATCAACAATGGATACGGATGCAGGTCGACTTGTGGGTCTGGAGGAAACCGGGATACTGGTTACATCTAATCTGGAGGCTGCTCTCGCAGAGAGTAACGCAGACGTATTAGTTGATTTCACTATCCCACAATCCGCCTATGAGAATACGGCACTGGCAATCAAATATGGGGTGCGTCCGGTTATCGGTACAACCGGATTCACTCCGGAGCAGATCAAGGAGCTGGACAAGCAGTGCCAAGAGCAGGGGATTGGCGGATTGATTGCTCCTAACTTCTCCATAGGAGCTATTCTTATGATGAAATTCGCGGCGCAGGCCGCAAAGTATTTTCCTCATCTGGAGATTATCGAGTATCATGGAGACCAGAAGCTAGATGCACCTTCAGGGACCGCAATCAAGACGGCGGAGATGATCTCGGAAGTACGGAAGGAGCTTCGTCAGGGCAATCCTCAGGAAGAGGAGACCATTGAAGGAGCACGTGGTGGTTATTATAACGGATTTCGCATCCACAGCGTCCGTCTTCCCGGTGTTTTTGCCCAGGAGGAAGTCATTTTTGGTGGCTATGGACAGTCATTAAAGATCCGTCATGATTCTTACGAACGGGCAGGATATATGCCAGGGGTCAAGATGGGTGTGCAAAAAGTGATGGGATATACGGGTTTAATATATGGATTTGAGCATTTTATAGATTAG
- the mgsA gene encoding methylglyoxal synthase, with product MMKIAFIAHDRKKDEMVNFVTAYEHVFIGHELFSTGTTGLRIMEVTKLQIHRYMSGPLGGDQQIGAMVAQDELDLIIFLRDPLMAQPHEPDITALLRLCDVYGIPVATNIATAEILVKAIDRGDFAWRDLVHKYKPGVDE from the coding sequence ATAATGAAGATTGCTTTTATTGCGCATGATCGCAAAAAGGATGAAATGGTTAACTTTGTAACAGCCTATGAACATGTCTTTATAGGACATGAATTGTTTTCTACAGGCACAACCGGATTGCGAATTATGGAAGTAACGAAGCTGCAGATTCATCGTTACATGTCTGGACCACTGGGTGGGGATCAGCAGATCGGTGCGATGGTAGCTCAAGATGAGCTGGATCTAATTATTTTCTTGCGTGACCCGCTGATGGCACAGCCGCATGAGCCAGATATTACGGCATTGTTGCGCCTTTGTGATGTATACGGAATTCCAGTTGCAACGAACATTGCTACGGCTGAAATTCTGGTCAAGGCTATCGATCGTGGTGATTTCGCCTGGCGTGACCTAGTACATAAGTACAAGCCGGGTGTAGATGAATGA
- the bshB1 gene encoding bacillithiol biosynthesis deacetylase BshB1, producing the protein MKLDILVFGAHADDAEIGMAGTIAKHAAAGLKVGLCDLTAAEMSSNGTVERRKAEAQQAAEVLGAVVRSNLGLPDRGLYMTEAHVAAVAAEIRRFAPAVVFAPYWEDRHPDHIACSKLVEEAVFNAKLRKYMPDKPAVPAPQLYFYFINDLGRTDLVVDVTDQYALKEQSLACYRSQFEKAPGEDYVITPLTEGYIERVRSRDMLLGQRRLIPYAEGFATKIPYVVEMFASK; encoded by the coding sequence ATGAAGCTGGATATTCTAGTATTCGGAGCGCACGCGGATGATGCCGAAATTGGCATGGCAGGTACCATCGCCAAGCATGCTGCTGCAGGGCTCAAAGTTGGTCTGTGTGATTTAACGGCTGCGGAAATGTCCTCAAACGGGACGGTAGAACGTCGAAAGGCGGAGGCGCAGCAAGCAGCAGAGGTGCTGGGAGCGGTTGTGCGAAGTAATTTGGGACTTCCTGACCGAGGACTTTATATGACAGAAGCCCATGTGGCAGCGGTGGCAGCAGAGATTCGCCGTTTTGCACCGGCTGTGGTCTTCGCTCCTTATTGGGAGGACCGTCATCCCGACCATATTGCTTGCAGCAAGCTGGTCGAAGAGGCGGTATTTAATGCCAAGCTGCGCAAATATATGCCGGACAAGCCGGCTGTACCTGCGCCACAGCTGTATTTTTATTTCATAAACGATCTGGGACGAACGGATCTTGTCGTCGATGTGACTGACCAATACGCACTGAAGGAACAATCTCTTGCCTGCTATCGATCCCAATTCGAGAAAGCGCCAGGAGAGGATTATGTGATCACTCCGTTGACTGAGGGGTACATCGAGCGTGTCCGTTCCAGAGATATGCTGCTTGGTCAGCGCAGACTTATTCCTTATGCGGAAGGTTTTGCCACAAAAATTCCTTATGTGGTAGAAATGTTTGCTAGCAAATGA